Proteins from a genomic interval of Flammeovirgaceae bacterium SG7u.111:
- a CDS encoding arylsulfatase, with the protein MKGLILSLFILHFLSTGCTSKKQEVNEEEAPSRRPNIIYILADDLGYGDLSCYGQQNFSTLNIDKLAERGMKFTQHYSGSTVCAPSRSSLMTGLHTGHTPIRGNKGWKPEGQWPLPAEAFTIAEMLKEAGYATGAFGKWGLGFVDTEGAPHNQGFDEFYGYNCQSLAHNYYPFHLWHNTEKVILEGNEGKGTAVYAPDPTHQHALKFMEDNKDKEFFMYYPTAIPHAELVAPESYMEKYRGKFLPEKAYKGVDEGERYKKGPYASQEESHAAFAAMVNYLDDQVGEIVAKLKELGIEDNTIIVFTSDNGPHLEGGADPDYFDSNGILTGYKRDLYEGGIRVPMIVWWPEKVKAGSQTDHVSAFWDVMPTVAEIVGVEKPQNIDGISFMPTLTGEKEQVQHEYLYWEFHEKRGRQALRQGDWKLLRYDVKKSPGKPYELYNLKNDPSEKNNLAGENPEKLQELIGLLEGARTESEVFSFKVTDK; encoded by the coding sequence ATGAAAGGACTAATTTTATCATTATTTATTCTACATTTTTTAAGCACTGGCTGTACTTCCAAAAAACAGGAGGTCAATGAAGAAGAAGCTCCAAGCCGGAGACCTAATATCATTTATATCTTAGCCGACGACCTTGGCTATGGTGATTTGAGTTGCTACGGGCAGCAAAATTTTTCCACGCTCAATATTGATAAACTGGCGGAAAGAGGAATGAAATTCACCCAGCATTACTCAGGCTCAACGGTGTGTGCGCCATCTAGGTCATCGCTGATGACAGGCTTGCACACGGGGCATACGCCTATTAGAGGAAATAAAGGCTGGAAACCCGAAGGGCAGTGGCCTTTGCCTGCCGAAGCTTTTACGATAGCTGAAATGCTGAAAGAAGCAGGGTATGCAACAGGGGCTTTTGGAAAATGGGGCTTGGGCTTTGTAGATACTGAAGGAGCTCCGCATAACCAAGGTTTCGATGAGTTTTACGGGTATAATTGCCAGAGCCTCGCCCATAATTATTACCCTTTCCACCTGTGGCACAATACAGAGAAGGTCATATTGGAAGGAAATGAGGGTAAGGGAACTGCGGTTTATGCACCCGACCCTACGCACCAACATGCGCTCAAGTTCATGGAAGATAACAAGGATAAGGAGTTTTTTATGTATTACCCAACCGCCATTCCCCATGCCGAGCTGGTCGCTCCTGAAAGCTATATGGAAAAGTACCGTGGGAAATTCTTGCCCGAAAAAGCATATAAAGGTGTAGATGAGGGCGAACGTTACAAAAAAGGCCCTTATGCTTCTCAGGAAGAATCCCATGCCGCTTTTGCTGCGATGGTCAACTACCTCGACGACCAAGTGGGGGAAATTGTAGCTAAGCTCAAAGAGCTTGGGATTGAAGACAACACCATCATCGTGTTTACTTCGGACAATGGGCCACACCTAGAAGGAGGCGCTGATCCCGATTATTTTGACAGTAATGGAATCCTTACTGGGTATAAAAGGGATCTGTATGAAGGGGGAATCCGAGTACCGATGATAGTATGGTGGCCGGAAAAAGTGAAAGCTGGTTCACAAACCGATCACGTTTCAGCATTTTGGGATGTAATGCCTACCGTAGCTGAAATTGTAGGAGTTGAAAAGCCTCAAAACATAGATGGGATTTCCTTTATGCCTACGCTTACTGGTGAGAAAGAGCAAGTGCAACACGAGTATCTGTATTGGGAATTTCACGAAAAAAGAGGAAGGCAAGCATTGCGCCAAGGAGATTGGAAATTGCTTCGATACGATGTAAAAAAATCACCTGGGAAGCCATATGAGCTTTATAATTTGAAGAACGACCCTTCGGAGAAAAATAATTTGGCAGGTGAAAACCCTGAAAAACTCCAAGAGCTTATTGGGCTACTGGAAGGGGCTAGAACCGAATCGGAAGTTTTTTCCTTTAAAGTTACAGATAAATAA
- a CDS encoding molybdopterin cofactor-binding domain-containing protein yields MAYIKNISRRHFVASLGLVGGGLLLGCDPTTYSSEASDEPLTYFDPNLFVQLSSDGKVTIVASRSEMGQGVRTSLTATIADEMDADWDLVSVKQAPGDKSYGNQNTDGSRSIRTRFMPMRKMGASARFMLIAAAAKMWKVDASECHTEKHHVIHSSGKKVFYGDLADKGMVLDVPEDVKLKDPSEFNYIGKGLKSIDIHDFVSGKATYGIDVRVPEMKVAAIARCPVTFGSVKSFDKTAALQVTGVEQVIEIPRVETPMGALGGIAVIATNTWAAEKGKAALVIEWDEGENKGFTSTEYLEEIYTNIKNTAKVNNEKGDVEQAFKSADQVLERKFTTHLLAHAPMEVPNAVAWVKEDGSCEIWAPSQAPQGARSEVANFLGIGEEKVTVNVTLLGGGFGRKAKHDFVVEAAAVSKAIKAPVQVVWSREDDIQHSYYHSCSAQFLKASLDKAGKVTGWLHQTAFPSIASTFSPGEKYGAKWEVGQGAGNIRYEIENTKSENGAAPAPVRIGWMRSVHHTNHTFASNIFADEIAHKLGKDPLAHRLELIGSDRVENAKNPYAYNSKRLKNVLEIAAKNAQWGRELPQGHGMGLAVEYCFNSYVASVVEVAVADGKVKVVKAFMAIDCGLVVNPDTVKAQMEGSAVFGTSIALHGKLTAKDGAIEQSNFHDYKVARTNEAPEVQVEIVESQAPPGGVGEPGSPITAPAIFNAVFDATNKRFYSFPLSDHSLV; encoded by the coding sequence ATGGCCTATATAAAAAATATCAGCAGAAGACATTTTGTAGCCAGCCTAGGCTTGGTAGGTGGAGGCTTATTGCTTGGCTGTGACCCCACAACATACTCATCTGAGGCTAGTGATGAGCCTTTGACATACTTCGATCCTAACCTTTTTGTGCAGTTAAGCTCCGATGGAAAAGTGACCATTGTTGCTTCGAGGTCTGAAATGGGACAGGGTGTAAGGACTTCGCTCACAGCTACTATTGCCGACGAAATGGATGCCGATTGGGACTTGGTTTCGGTGAAGCAAGCCCCCGGCGATAAATCTTACGGCAACCAAAATACGGACGGATCGCGAAGCATCAGAACTCGCTTTATGCCTATGAGAAAAATGGGCGCCAGCGCAAGGTTCATGCTGATAGCCGCAGCAGCTAAGATGTGGAAAGTAGATGCAAGCGAATGCCATACGGAAAAGCATCATGTAATCCACTCTAGTGGGAAAAAGGTCTTTTACGGAGATTTGGCTGATAAAGGCATGGTGCTTGATGTGCCCGAAGATGTAAAATTGAAAGATCCTAGCGAGTTCAACTACATAGGAAAAGGACTCAAAAGTATAGATATTCACGATTTTGTTTCGGGAAAGGCTACCTACGGAATAGATGTGAGAGTGCCGGAAATGAAAGTAGCGGCAATAGCGAGGTGTCCCGTCACTTTTGGGAGCGTAAAGTCTTTTGACAAGACCGCTGCACTTCAAGTAACCGGAGTGGAGCAGGTGATTGAAATTCCTAGAGTGGAAACTCCTATGGGAGCTTTGGGGGGGATAGCGGTGATAGCGACCAACACTTGGGCAGCTGAAAAGGGTAAAGCAGCATTGGTGATTGAATGGGACGAAGGCGAAAACAAAGGCTTTACTTCCACCGAATATTTGGAAGAAATTTACACCAATATAAAAAATACTGCAAAGGTCAACAACGAAAAAGGAGATGTGGAACAGGCGTTCAAATCTGCCGATCAGGTACTTGAAAGGAAGTTTACGACGCACCTTTTGGCACATGCGCCCATGGAAGTACCCAATGCGGTGGCATGGGTAAAAGAAGACGGTTCTTGTGAAATTTGGGCTCCTTCGCAAGCTCCACAGGGGGCTAGAAGTGAAGTTGCCAATTTCCTTGGGATTGGCGAGGAAAAAGTGACGGTAAATGTAACCCTGCTTGGCGGTGGTTTTGGAAGGAAGGCAAAGCACGATTTTGTAGTAGAAGCAGCGGCGGTTTCCAAAGCGATCAAAGCTCCGGTGCAAGTAGTTTGGAGTAGGGAAGACGATATTCAGCATAGCTATTACCATTCGTGCAGTGCCCAGTTTCTAAAAGCATCACTCGACAAAGCTGGAAAAGTGACAGGTTGGCTGCACCAAACGGCCTTCCCTTCCATCGCTTCCACCTTTTCTCCAGGTGAAAAGTATGGGGCAAAATGGGAAGTGGGGCAAGGAGCAGGAAATATTCGATACGAAATAGAAAATACAAAAAGTGAAAACGGTGCAGCTCCCGCTCCTGTCCGGATAGGCTGGATGCGCTCTGTTCATCATACCAATCATACCTTTGCATCGAATATTTTTGCCGATGAAATAGCCCACAAGCTCGGAAAAGATCCGCTCGCCCATCGCTTGGAATTGATAGGGAGCGATAGGGTGGAAAATGCTAAAAATCCTTATGCTTACAATTCTAAAAGGCTGAAAAATGTATTGGAAATAGCTGCCAAAAATGCCCAATGGGGTCGGGAGTTACCGCAAGGCCATGGGATGGGGTTGGCTGTAGAATACTGTTTCAACAGCTATGTGGCTTCTGTGGTGGAAGTGGCTGTTGCTGATGGAAAAGTGAAAGTGGTGAAAGCATTTATGGCGATTGACTGCGGGTTGGTAGTAAATCCCGATACGGTGAAAGCCCAAATGGAAGGCTCGGCAGTTTTTGGGACATCCATTGCCCTGCACGGAAAGCTTACGGCAAAAGATGGGGCAATTGAGCAAAGTAATTTTCACGATTATAAAGTAGCTCGTACCAATGAAGCTCCGGAAGTTCAGGTGGAAATAGTAGAAAGTCAAGCGCCTCCAGGTGGGGTAGGTGAACCGGGTTCGCCCATAACCGCCCCCGCTATTTTCAATGCGGTTTTTGATGCTACGAACAAAAGGTTTTACTCTTTCCCTCTTTCAGACCATTCTTTGGTTTAA
- the def gene encoding peptide deformylase produces MIYPIVAYGDSVLKKKAVEIEKGGDIDVKKLAEDMFETMYEANGVGLAAPQIGMGVRMFVVDAEPMDEETLKGFKKVFINAEKVEEDGEPWEYEEGCLSIPGIREKVERPEVIKLRYFDENWKEHEEEFDGLKARVIQHEYDHIDGVLFTDYLSGFKKRLIKGKLLNISKGKVDHDYRMKFPSVKNVRR; encoded by the coding sequence ATGATATATCCAATAGTAGCTTACGGGGATTCCGTATTGAAAAAGAAGGCTGTAGAGATCGAGAAAGGTGGGGACATAGATGTGAAAAAGCTAGCCGAAGATATGTTCGAGACCATGTACGAGGCTAATGGCGTAGGGTTGGCAGCCCCACAAATAGGCATGGGCGTACGTATGTTTGTAGTAGATGCCGAGCCTATGGACGAGGAAACATTAAAAGGCTTCAAAAAGGTATTCATCAACGCAGAAAAGGTAGAAGAAGACGGCGAACCATGGGAGTACGAAGAAGGTTGCTTGAGCATACCCGGTATCCGTGAGAAAGTAGAAAGACCCGAAGTGATCAAGCTCCGCTACTTTGATGAAAACTGGAAAGAACACGAAGAAGAGTTTGATGGCCTAAAGGCTAGGGTTATCCAGCATGAGTATGACCATATTGATGGTGTTCTTTTCACCGATTACCTAAGCGGATTCAAGAAAAGGTTGATAAAAGGGAAATTGCTAAATATTAGCAAGGGAAAAGTTGACCACGATTATAGAATGAAATTCCCTTCGGTAAAAAATGTAAGAAGGTAA
- the thrS gene encoding threonine--tRNA ligase: MIKITLPDGSVKEFEAGVSSFDVALSISEGLARNVLAAEVNGEVWDSTRPITTDATVRLLTWNDGEGKSTFWHSSAHLMAEALEALYPGIKLGIGPAIETGFYYDIDFGDHEISADDFPKIEAKMLELARQKNQYEREEISKDKALTYFKDKDDEYKLDLLDGLEDGSITFYKQGGFTDLCRGPHIPNTGFIKAVKLMNVAGAYWRGDEKNKMLTRIYGVTFPKAKELKEYLQLLEEAKQRDHRKLGKELELFTFSKKVGMGLPLWLPKGTILRERLEQFLRKAQVRAGYQPVVTPHIGSKELYVTSGHYEKYGADSFRPIKTPDEDEEFLLKPMNCPHHCEIYASKPRSYKDLPIRYAEFGTVYRYEQSGELHGLTRVRGFTQDDAHIFCRPEQVKIEFEKVIDLVMYVFEALGFSDYTAQVSLRDPENKSKYIGDDELWERAEREIQEAADEKNLKTVVEYGEAAFYGPKLDFMVKDALGRKWQLGTIQVDYQLPQRFELEYVGADNQKHRPVMIHRAPFGSMERFVAILIENCAGNFPLWLSPDQVAVLPVSEKYREYADEIFTTLQENDLRGYIDNRDEKVGRKIRDAEVQKLPYMLIIGEKEMESGTISVRKKGEGDLGAMSTESFVAHFKEQTSQYL, translated from the coding sequence ATGATCAAGATTACCTTACCTGACGGTTCTGTGAAGGAGTTCGAGGCAGGCGTATCTAGCTTCGATGTGGCGCTCAGTATCAGTGAAGGACTGGCGCGGAATGTATTGGCAGCGGAAGTAAACGGCGAAGTGTGGGATTCCACACGCCCTATCACCACGGATGCCACCGTTAGGTTACTCACCTGGAACGACGGCGAGGGTAAATCTACCTTTTGGCACTCTTCGGCTCACCTTATGGCCGAGGCATTGGAAGCTTTGTACCCTGGCATAAAGCTAGGCATTGGTCCTGCCATTGAAACAGGTTTTTATTACGATATAGATTTTGGCGACCATGAAATCTCGGCAGATGACTTTCCTAAGATAGAGGCAAAGATGCTGGAGTTGGCTCGTCAAAAGAATCAATATGAGCGAGAGGAAATCTCAAAAGACAAAGCACTGACGTATTTCAAAGACAAAGACGACGAGTACAAGCTCGACCTTTTGGATGGTTTGGAAGACGGAAGCATCACTTTTTATAAGCAAGGCGGGTTTACCGACCTTTGCCGTGGCCCGCATATCCCTAACACTGGCTTCATAAAAGCGGTGAAACTGATGAACGTGGCAGGTGCTTACTGGAGGGGCGATGAAAAAAACAAAATGCTGACACGTATATATGGTGTCACTTTTCCAAAAGCGAAGGAGCTAAAAGAATATTTGCAACTGCTAGAGGAAGCAAAACAGCGTGACCATCGAAAGCTGGGCAAAGAGCTAGAGCTTTTCACGTTCTCGAAAAAAGTGGGAATGGGCTTGCCATTGTGGTTGCCCAAAGGCACTATTTTGAGGGAACGCTTGGAGCAATTCCTCCGCAAGGCGCAAGTGAGAGCAGGCTACCAGCCAGTAGTTACACCCCATATCGGTAGCAAAGAATTGTATGTGACTTCTGGCCACTACGAAAAATACGGTGCAGATTCTTTCCGCCCTATCAAAACTCCTGATGAGGACGAGGAATTTTTGCTAAAGCCGATGAACTGCCCTCACCACTGTGAGATTTATGCTTCGAAGCCAAGATCTTACAAAGACTTGCCTATCCGCTATGCTGAATTCGGTACAGTATATAGGTACGAGCAAAGTGGCGAGCTTCATGGGCTTACAAGGGTAAGAGGATTTACGCAAGATGATGCGCACATTTTCTGCCGCCCCGAGCAGGTGAAAATAGAATTTGAAAAAGTAATTGATTTGGTGATGTACGTATTTGAAGCCTTAGGCTTTAGTGACTACACCGCCCAAGTTTCTTTGCGCGACCCCGAAAACAAGAGCAAATACATAGGCGACGACGAACTGTGGGAAAGAGCGGAAAGGGAAATCCAAGAAGCTGCCGACGAGAAAAACCTCAAAACGGTAGTGGAATATGGAGAGGCTGCTTTCTACGGACCTAAGCTCGACTTTATGGTGAAAGATGCGCTAGGCAGGAAATGGCAACTAGGAACCATCCAAGTAGATTACCAATTGCCACAAAGATTTGAGCTGGAATATGTGGGAGCTGACAACCAAAAGCACCGCCCAGTGATGATCCACCGTGCGCCATTTGGCTCTATGGAGCGTTTTGTGGCTATTTTGATTGAGAACTGTGCTGGCAACTTCCCTTTATGGCTCTCGCCCGACCAAGTAGCCGTGCTGCCAGTGTCGGAGAAATACAGGGAATATGCCGACGAAATATTCACCACACTCCAAGAAAATGACCTGAGAGGGTACATTGATAACCGAGACGAGAAAGTGGGCAGGAAAATTAGGGATGCCGAAGTGCAAAAACTACCCTACATGCTCATCATTGGTGAGAAGGAAATGGAGAGCGGAACCATCTCCGTAAGGAAGAAAGGAGAAGGAGATTTGGGGGCAATGTCAACAGAAAGTTTCGTTGCACACTTTAAAGAACAGACAAGTCAATATTTATAA
- a CDS encoding TonB-dependent receptor, translating into MKNFRLLFVLVGLLTLPASIFAQGIIRGKVIDDATGEPMFGVTVVIDGTSNGKATDFDGNFEIKADAGTYKLRVSFISYKTLLIEGVEVQAGEVNALGTIRLPEDVETLDEVVVTAEILKDTEEALLTVKRKSANLLDGISSANFSLVGDGDAAAAVKRVPGVSIEGGKYVYVRGLGDRYTKSTLNGVDIPGLDPDRNSIQMDMFPTSLINNIMVVKSFTADLPADFTGGVVNISTKDFPEEKVFSVSLSGGYNPSMHFKNDFVTNEGSSTDFLGYDDGKRIIPTDGIDDIPLYGEVIGKPDTERGQLFQEILGDFDPIMAPFRDNSFMDFGAGLAFGNQINKGANTWGYNLTLNYDNETEYLKDIEYSAYRKNSDSTVYDLSQQEYRSGDLGKKIVNLSGLAGIALKRENAKYILNVLHTQNGESRSGLFDLDVSRNGSNFMASQYNIEYTERALTNVMLNGVHYDNSKTWKIEWKLSPTRSTLNDPDVRVARIRNDSGNLTIGSEVGYPERIWRTLDEKIIVGKLDLQKELQLFSRDAKILFGGIYTDKQRDFNIESFQIVPFQVDINEDDPNIIFQPENLWPSDGNGFTGTRYEPTFIPRNANKYDASITNIGAYISSELQPAELLKAIVGVRMEKYTQQYTGINQQGTIELDNEKVIDDLDIFPTVNLIYSLKENHNLRVSYAKTIARPSFKEASYAQIYDPITNRVFLGGLSEITSTSNGETTVYWDGNLTATNIDNIDLRWEMFQAKGQTISISGFAKFFDRPIEIVRVATADNNFQPRNVGDGQVLGIELELRKNFEFISPVLDRFSFNGNFTFVKSQIKMDKTEFDARVQSKRDGETIDETRDMAGQAPYLINAGLSYKSPSGLDAGLFFNVQGRTLHYVGTAEQPDVYAVPFQSLNFNANKRLGVQERLSVGIKVENILNDKKEIVAESYNTNDEIFESYSPGTAFSVRLGYKL; encoded by the coding sequence ATGAAGAATTTTCGTTTGCTTTTCGTTCTGGTGGGGTTGCTAACGCTGCCGGCAAGTATTTTTGCGCAAGGAATCATCAGAGGGAAAGTAATTGATGATGCAACCGGTGAGCCAATGTTTGGAGTTACCGTAGTGATTGATGGAACGTCTAACGGTAAGGCCACCGACTTTGACGGAAATTTTGAGATCAAAGCTGATGCAGGGACTTATAAATTAAGAGTATCTTTTATTTCTTATAAGACCCTCTTGATTGAAGGAGTAGAAGTGCAAGCAGGTGAGGTAAATGCATTGGGAACAATCCGTTTGCCAGAAGACGTTGAAACATTAGATGAGGTCGTTGTTACTGCTGAAATATTAAAAGATACGGAAGAAGCCCTTCTTACCGTAAAGAGAAAATCTGCCAACTTGCTTGATGGTATTTCTTCAGCAAACTTTTCATTAGTGGGCGATGGAGACGCAGCTGCGGCCGTAAAACGTGTACCAGGGGTTTCGATTGAGGGCGGAAAATATGTATATGTCCGTGGCTTAGGCGATAGGTATACCAAATCAACGCTCAATGGCGTAGATATACCTGGTCTTGACCCAGACAGAAATAGTATCCAAATGGATATGTTCCCAACAAGCCTAATTAATAATATTATGGTAGTAAAGTCATTTACTGCCGATCTACCTGCCGATTTTACTGGTGGTGTAGTGAATATCAGTACCAAAGACTTTCCAGAGGAAAAAGTATTTAGCGTATCATTAAGTGGTGGATATAACCCTTCCATGCATTTTAAAAACGATTTTGTAACTAACGAAGGAAGTAGCACTGATTTTTTAGGATATGATGACGGTAAAAGAATAATACCTACTGATGGTATCGATGATATCCCCCTTTACGGTGAAGTAATTGGCAAGCCAGATACGGAAAGAGGGCAGCTATTTCAGGAAATACTAGGTGATTTTGATCCAATAATGGCTCCCTTCCGAGATAATAGTTTTATGGATTTTGGTGCAGGCTTAGCTTTTGGCAACCAAATTAATAAAGGAGCTAACACTTGGGGCTATAACTTAACCTTAAACTATGACAATGAAACTGAATACTTGAAAGATATAGAATATTCAGCTTATCGAAAAAACTCTGATAGTACAGTATATGATTTGAGCCAGCAAGAATATCGTAGTGGTGACTTAGGAAAAAAAATAGTCAACTTAAGTGGGCTAGCAGGTATTGCTTTAAAGCGTGAAAACGCTAAGTATATCCTTAATGTGTTACATACCCAAAATGGAGAATCTAGATCTGGTTTATTTGACTTAGACGTCTCCAGAAATGGATCAAACTTCATGGCTTCTCAATACAATATTGAATATACAGAAAGAGCATTAACCAATGTAATGTTAAATGGGGTTCATTACGATAATAGCAAGACTTGGAAGATAGAATGGAAATTATCTCCTACTCGCTCAACATTGAACGATCCAGACGTTAGAGTTGCCAGAATAAGAAATGATAGTGGTAACCTTACTATTGGGTCAGAAGTAGGGTATCCTGAACGAATCTGGAGAACTCTTGATGAGAAGATTATAGTTGGAAAACTAGACTTACAGAAAGAACTTCAATTATTTAGCAGAGATGCTAAAATTCTGTTTGGAGGAATTTATACAGACAAGCAAAGAGATTTTAATATTGAAAGTTTTCAAATAGTCCCTTTTCAAGTTGATATCAATGAAGATGATCCTAACATCATTTTCCAACCAGAAAACTTATGGCCTTCTGATGGCAATGGGTTTACTGGAACCAGGTATGAACCTACTTTTATTCCAAGAAATGCAAATAAGTATGATGCAAGTATTACCAATATCGGCGCTTATATTTCATCTGAACTACAGCCTGCCGAATTACTTAAAGCAATAGTAGGGGTAAGGATGGAAAAATACACACAGCAATATACTGGTATCAACCAACAAGGCACCATAGAGTTGGACAATGAGAAAGTGATTGATGACCTCGACATTTTCCCTACGGTCAATTTAATTTATAGCCTTAAAGAAAACCACAACCTTCGTGTATCTTACGCAAAAACAATTGCACGTCCTTCTTTTAAAGAGGCTTCTTATGCCCAGATATATGATCCCATTACCAATAGGGTTTTCCTTGGTGGTCTATCAGAAATCACAAGTACAAGCAATGGAGAAACCACAGTTTATTGGGATGGAAACCTAACCGCAACAAATATTGACAATATTGATTTGCGATGGGAAATGTTCCAAGCTAAAGGACAAACAATATCAATAAGTGGTTTTGCAAAATTCTTTGACCGTCCAATTGAAATTGTACGAGTTGCAACAGCTGACAACAACTTTCAGCCACGAAACGTTGGAGATGGCCAGGTTTTAGGTATTGAGCTGGAGCTAAGGAAAAACTTTGAATTTATTTCTCCCGTACTTGACAGGTTTTCCTTTAATGGCAACTTTACTTTCGTAAAGTCTCAAATCAAAATGGATAAAACCGAATTTGACGCGAGAGTACAAAGCAAAAGAGATGGGGAAACAATTGATGAAACTAGAGATATGGCTGGCCAAGCACCTTATCTGATTAATGCTGGGTTGAGCTACAAGTCACCATCAGGTCTTGATGCAGGTTTATTTTTTAATGTGCAAGGTCGCACGTTACATTACGTTGGTACTGCAGAACAACCAGATGTATATGCTGTACCTTTCCAAAGTCTCAATTTTAATGCTAATAAAAGACTTGGGGTTCAAGAAAGGTTGAGTGTAGGAATAAAGGTTGAAAATATTTTGAACGATAAAAAAGAAATTGTCGCTGAAAGCTATAATACTAATGATGAGATCTTTGAAAGCTATTCTCCAGGCACTGCTTTCAGTGTAAGATTGGGCTATAAGCTATAA
- the ruvX gene encoding Holliday junction resolvase RuvX codes for MGRILAIDYGKKRVGLAATDELQIIASAIGTVPTNEIWIFLKEYLAKEIVEGFVIGLPKNLDNSDTDATQPAKSFVYKLSEIYPNIPIHWIDERFTSKMAKDAMVRGGMKKKNRRVKANVDMISATIILQSFMESRENF; via the coding sequence ATGGGAAGGATACTTGCGATTGATTATGGTAAAAAAAGAGTAGGTCTAGCGGCTACCGACGAGCTGCAAATTATTGCCTCGGCGATAGGGACTGTACCTACCAACGAGATTTGGATCTTTTTGAAAGAGTACTTGGCAAAGGAAATCGTGGAAGGGTTTGTAATCGGCTTGCCCAAAAACCTCGACAACTCTGATACCGATGCTACCCAGCCTGCAAAATCTTTTGTCTACAAGCTGAGCGAGATCTACCCAAATATCCCCATCCATTGGATAGACGAACGTTTTACGTCCAAAATGGCGAAAGATGCAATGGTAAGAGGGGGAATGAAGAAAAAAAACAGAAGGGTAAAAGCCAATGTTGATATGATAAGCGCGACTATTATTTTGCAGTCGTTCATGGAAAGCAGGGAAAATTTTTAG
- a CDS encoding (2Fe-2S)-binding protein yields the protein MKLEINKKTIEVDADPQMPLLWVLRDLLAMTGTKFGCGKGLCGACTILLDGSPVRSCSTPAIAAEGKELTTIEGVAEEYKHVQDAWVELNVPQCGYCQSGQIMSTVGLLKKNESPNDEEIEQALVGNICRCGTYGRIKKAVKLSVQLKNQ from the coding sequence ATGAAACTGGAAATCAACAAAAAAACTATTGAGGTAGATGCTGATCCGCAGATGCCCTTGCTATGGGTGTTGAGGGATTTGTTGGCCATGACAGGTACGAAGTTTGGCTGTGGGAAAGGCTTATGCGGAGCTTGTACCATCCTTCTCGACGGATCTCCTGTGCGCTCATGCTCCACGCCCGCCATAGCCGCCGAAGGAAAAGAACTGACTACAATTGAGGGCGTTGCCGAAGAATATAAGCATGTACAAGATGCATGGGTTGAGCTCAACGTTCCCCAGTGCGGGTATTGCCAGTCTGGGCAGATAATGAGTACCGTTGGTTTGCTCAAGAAAAACGAAAGCCCAAACGATGAAGAAATAGAACAAGCATTGGTAGGGAATATTTGCAGATGTGGAACCTATGGGCGAATCAAAAAAGCGGTAAAACTTTCGGTTCAACTTAAAAACCAATAA